In the Sandaracinus amylolyticus genome, CCGTGCTCGTCGTCCCCGGCGAGACCACGCCGCGCCGGCTCGACACGCGCTACTTCGTCAACGGCGGCGCCGAGTGGATCGTCCTCGATCGCGACTCGGACACGCACTTCTGCATGCCGAGCGACATTGCCTCGGGCACCTACGGCCCGGCTGACGGCGAGGCGACGTTCGTGTGTCTCGAGGTGATGGGCCTCGACGGGCTCGGCATGCTCGGGGCCGCGACGAACGACGACGACTTCACCGTGGAGCTCGAGGTGAGCGCGACCGCGATCCGCGGCCACTTCCACGGCGAGCTCGCGGCGCGCGGGGAAGGCGAGCCGGTCGAGATCGTCGGCTGGATGGGCTCGGATCGCGTCGACAGCGGCGGCTGGTGACGAGCGCGGCGCGCGGCGCTGGTGGCCGCGCGCCGCCTCGCTTTTTCGGCGGCATCGCGGCGCGGGCTGACGCAGACTCGCCCCCGAGATGAGCTCCGTGCGCCCGCTGATCCTGCAGTCGAACGACGACGGCGTGTACGCCCCCGGCCTGCGCCTCCTGCGCCAGGCGCTGCTCGAGATCGCCGACGTCATCACCGTCGCGCCGCTCTTCGAGCAGAGCGCGAACAGCCACTCGCTCACCCTCGCGCGCCCGCTGCGTCATCGCGAAGTCGACGGCCTGCACGCGATCGACGGCACGCCCGCGGACTGCATCTACGTCGCGCTCTTCGAGCAGCGATTCCTGCCGCGCTGGCCCGACCTCGTCGTGAGCGGGATCAACCACGGCTACAACCTCGGCACCGACACGTTCTACTCGGGCACCGTCGCCGCGGCGCGCGAGGGTGCGCTGCGCGGTGTGCCCGCGATCGCGTTCTCGCAAGGGCAGGGCGGCTCGATGGAGACGTCGGCGAAGGCGGCGGCCGAGCTGGCGCGTCGCTTCCTCGCCTCGCCGCGCGATCCCAAGGGCCCGACGCCGCTGCTCAACGTGAACTTCCCGGCGGGGCGCAACGAGCACGCGGGCGTGCGCGCGACGTGCCTCGGCCGGCGCCTCTACGACGACGTCGTCGTCATGCGCCACGATCCGCGCGGCCACGAGTACTTCTGGATCGGCGGCCCCAACGCGCGCCACGAAGAGGTCGCGGGCTCGGACACCGAGGCCGTCGACGCCGGCTTCGTCTCGGTGACGCCGCTGCGCCTCGATGCGACGCTCCCCGATCACTTCGGCCTCGCCGCGTTCATCGCGGGCGAGGGCGAGCTCCCGCCCACGGAGGAACGCTGATGGATCCCCGCGTCGACCTGATCCGCTCGCGCATCCGCGACGTCGCCGACTTCCCGAAGCCCGGGATCCTCTTCCGCGACATCACGCCGCTGCTCTCGGACGGCATCGCGTTCCGCACCGCGATCGATCTGCTCGCGGAGCAGGCGCGCCCACTCGCGCCCGAGGTGATCGTCGGCATCGAGTCGCGCGGCTTCCTCTTCGGCGC is a window encoding:
- the surE gene encoding 5'/3'-nucleotidase SurE, with the protein product MSSVRPLILQSNDDGVYAPGLRLLRQALLEIADVITVAPLFEQSANSHSLTLARPLRHREVDGLHAIDGTPADCIYVALFEQRFLPRWPDLVVSGINHGYNLGTDTFYSGTVAAAREGALRGVPAIAFSQGQGGSMETSAKAAAELARRFLASPRDPKGPTPLLNVNFPAGRNEHAGVRATCLGRRLYDDVVVMRHDPRGHEYFWIGGPNARHEEVAGSDTEAVDAGFVSVTPLRLDATLPDHFGLAAFIAGEGELPPTEER